The genomic window TCCTTATttgcaatacattttcaataacttactataacacactctgcatatattatttagatagttattttaattttgacaaACTGTTAATTTCACAATCTCCTttaacagttaattttacacactGAAAGTGTATCAACATAGTAAATGTTGACAATGACTCTTTTAAAAAAGTTAGATAACAGCAATATGTAACAGATAATAACAAATACTAAAACATGTATAATATagcaaaacatcaaaatgttgtgtggtgttttcattttaaatataaatatctaaatatttgaaatagtaACTACTAATGACAAAGTCCCCATCAATAATGGtttattaatgatcatttttacattttgctcaCCTTACACAAAGAAAACTCTTAGgaaatgacttttttattttttacatcatattgttttcatatgtttataatatttttatggatTCGACattaaaaacgtttttttttaaaaaaaaaaaaaaaaaaaaaaagaaaacgaaaacACATTGCAGCCAAGGTGGGATTCAAACTAATGTTTTTACGTTAGGTTCGTCCGACCGGCCTCCCAGATTTTGCTCGCTTACTATTGGCTAGTCAGGGCTATATGGCTTCCCGTGAAGcgaacgtgataaccactacacTACGGAAACGCATGTTCAGTGCAGGTTGGAGTTCCGTGTGCAAAACAGCCAAGTGTGTCCCttatagcagtggttttcaaagtgggggccgacagggggcgcccggggggcctcaacaatttggtgtgcccatccatcccactagtatgttttctctttctcactctcagacaaccacacacatacacacaatgaattcctaatgtaatgtaattattaataaaaaaaggggaggatatattcagaagtctgtatttttaatgtgttttaaagacatcttgcaaaaggggggcctcggtcagaTGTTAATgtcatttggggggccttgccctggaaaagtttgggaacccctgccttaTAGGATAATAAGTAGTATGAATAATGTCCACTTGATTGCAGTAGTAATACAGTGTACTATCTCACGGTGCTATTTAAGAGTGTAAATGTTTCCCCCTGGAATTAGATTACAAGTGGGGCAAGTTttattgtattaatataaaaggTTTGATTTTATGATGTCCCAATATAACTGAAAGTCCGCACGGTCTTTGGAAACTCTGAAATTCTACgacctcttcttttctttttaataagtGGCTTCACAAAACAATCACGAAAATATAAGCTGCCGAAACCcgggatcgaaccagggacctttAGATCTTCAGTCTAACGCTCTCCCAACTGAGCTATTTCGGCTTCCGcataattattaaaacaaatcctgtctctttctgtttctcttttcacATCTAAGATGAGTATGAGTACTATTGACACAACGTACGGTCTAACATGAGTACGTGGCACTTCTTAGTAACGTGGATCAGcgacttttgtttttaataatgttaCGTTTTAGGCTGAATAAGAGCTTTAGTACTGATagccataaatgtaaaagtatattttaacaCCAAATATCTGCGTGTTCGCTGTTTGTGATCGGGCTACTTCGTGAACCTTTGTGTCACTATTATTGGCACgtcaccaacaaacaaaaaacaaaacacatcaatgacttttcttttttattattattaagaactCGTTTATTTCATAGTTGCTCAGTTCTCAAGCTGCGAAATAGCACTCGTTATTtcatataaaacacacattattacacacatGGTGCGTTAATAAAAAAGCAAAgctcgatttttttttaaatctaacttTACTCACTTACAGCAGAAAGGTAGAGCTGTTTAACGTTTTAAAGATTCACCATTGACTCTTTTCACGGACTCGAGTCATTTGAGACCATTCACCTAAAAGATTCACTCAGATTCGTTTACTGACTCGGTTAGATTTCTGGTTTCCCCAAACTGAAAACATAGAGACCGGTGGAGCAGAGAATCAACATCTagaccagaggttctcaaccttttgtaactaaagcccccaaGCCTCTTCTATCATGTGGAGCCCCCCAATACTGGAGGAAACTgcgcgaagaaaagaatttcactgtgcatatgtatccGTTCTTCTTGCAttcaaatgatgtaaattgggacgaagggcgcgtcacgttatccatgacattgtttaatcaatcagtgggacacctgcAGTTGCTCCTTTttacactatatatactattTAAATACTGTTTATACTATCTGCATGTTGTGGCTGAAGCCTTAACAAGTCTGTACAACTTaatagattttcacacataatgacgtaatgtttttttttctgtcactgtGATAATATAATTGAAAGTAGAAACGAAATCAAAAGTGTTTCCACCCGGTTTCCAACTGGGGACCTTTAGGCGGGTCTTGATCACCACAACACTACGGAAACGTGGAAAGCGCAATTCAAAATATAGTATCGAGTATATCACGATCCATCACAGGACCAAACCTTGTTAGAAATCAAATTTCTAAAGAAGGTTTTCCAGCCTTTCAAGACATAATagtgtgttttattaatataatgcaagtaaagaggaaaatgtacagtaaatacaagcaaaaaagagaaataaagtcagGTAAGTATATAATATAGGCCtatgtataattttattttaaaaagaaatgtttatttataagatTCTACGATTTTGCTTGCAGTCCTACcataaagtgaaatgaaaacacacagtcaTAAATGTTACAAATGTATTTCAAATGGGAATACAATTACTACACTTCCAGTGCAGTGCATTAAGTGTGTGCTAGGTGTGTTTTGGTACATACTGGCAGAATGAATAGCAGAAAGCTTACACAAACAGGCATCACAGAAAGAAAAGCTTAGAAACATTGTAGATAAAGCTTCCATTAACACTTCATTTACCATTTCTGAGTGCACCTGATGACCATAAACCTGATCTAACATGGTGGAAGATTTAGGCATGGTCTGGTCCCTTTTGTCTCTGCCAAGGATGGGCAGTTAATATCCGGGTTTCCTGCGAACAGCTCCATATTCGGTTCACTGTGTGAGGGAGGGGAAAGCTAGCttaaaatcataaataataagaCCAAATAAAAAAGCATGATCTATTTATacaaaagaaacacaaagaTTTTAAACACAATGCATTATTTTGCTTGTTTTCATGTTGCCCAAATTCAGAAACCTCTTGAGGTCACATGTGTACAGTACAAATTAAAAGTCAGTATAGAAAAATGCTTGAAACCTGAGCAGTCACAAAAATATTTATGGGCAAAGCAacagtgaaataataataataataataataataataataataacaacaacaacaacgacaacaataataataattatcatcatcatcatcataaaacaAGTAATTTTGCTTTACCTATACTTTGAGATGTCGGGTATACACACCCGTTTCCTTGTCTGTGTTGAAGATACTCCACAGTCAGGTTTACAGTAACCCCATTTGGACCATTCTGACCATAGGGCTCTTGGTATTTGTTGATCAGGCCCAGCTAGTTAATAAACAGTCAGGGAGAAAGtaaatatagttaaaaaaaaaaaaaaaaaaaacatccatgaaTTTTCTCTAccacttttcctacacagggtcacaggaaccctgaagcctatcccagaggactcagGGAAAGATCGGGAACATTCTGGACGGGGTGAtagggtgccaactcatcgcagggcacaatcacacacacacactcacacacccattcacacactttggacaatttggaaatgccattcagcctacagcacatatCTTTGAACTGGGGCTGGAGTGACatgcacagggagagcatgcaggATCCGCGTACACAGAGCTGAGGCGGTATTCAAgtcctcaaccctggaggtgcgaagcaGGCATGCTAACCAATAAACAACCGTCCCCGTCCgtcccagtaaaaaaaaaaaagatatatatatacgtatatccatccatcctctaccgcttactccttcttcagggtcgtgggggaacttggagcctatcccagggagcatcgggcacaaggcggggtacaccctggacagggtgccactccatcgcagggcacaaccacatacacattcacacacccattcatacactacgggcactttagacacgccaatcagcctaccatgcatgtctttggactgggggaggaaaccggagtactcggaggaaacccccgcagcacggggagaacatgcaaactccgcacacacatggccccagtgggaattgaaccccggtggtgtgaggtaaacgtgctaaccactaagccaccatgcgcccatatatatatatatatatatatatatatatacatatatatatatatatatatatatatatacatatatatatatatgcactgaAATACAATATGtacataacataaaaataacataaaaatatatacttttaaaaGCATATTTTTGACCTTCAAATTCTGGTTGATATTCTTCTAAATTGAGTGATATTTggggttaataaaaaaatggctTTAAATAAAGACCCCCGGATTTCAACTAGCCTTAGTATTAGAACTAGAATCATCTTGCAGAACAAATATTGAGTACTGTGAATCTTGacacatatattatatgacAGTGTCCAACttattacaaaaaagaaaatacaaatgttAGACATAATTTCTACACTACTCACCACCAGTAACTGTGCTAGTTGGTTAGGTACTCACCTTTACAGCCTTCAATATCATAGCAGCGCTCAAACTCTACACCCTCTCCCTCACAGAAAGCTCCTCCATATTCCCTGCCTAAACAGTCTCTCAGTCTCCTTCGCCTCCCCATTCTATTCTTGCACGTAATTTGCCTTTGGTTTGGTGAAATACAGCCATACCATGCAGACCACTCACTCCATTCACCATTCGCTGAAAGAAAAAATGGTAACTTTTATTCAAAGTTAGGGAGCTTACAGGGAGTTTGctatgttttaatgttattaaagaCTATGATGTTAAAAGTATATTCTTAGTCAACAATAAACTATTATAGTTATAGTATATACTTATACTACATTACAAAACATAAGCCCCATTTCCATCgcaggaactttccccaggaaCTAAGGACTTTTTGAGGTACTCTGTGTGTTTCCACCACAGGGCccagggtctaaattaagttATGGGTAAAATATTTCCCCTTCGGAAAGGCTTTACTCGggaggtggtactttttcaaaGTTCAGGAACTTTAGGGGGTGGGACTTGAGCGCTGAACATGCTGATTGATTGAGtgcaagcagcattttattTCAACCACCGTCTGTTGGACCGATGGACCGACGATGAGGTTCAGGCCTTATTAAGTATTTATACAGAGAACAAAATACAAGTGGAACCGGAAACCGgaaaaagtatacttaaaaatatcaaGACAGTTAAGTAAGCTGGGCATTGTTCACACAGGAAAACCGTGCAGAGAGAAGCTCAAGAATTTAAAACAGGACTACAAGAAAATTAAGGATCACAAAAATAACAGGAGCAGTTACAACCAGCAGACCAACGAGTGGTTTGACCATCGGACTAATTTGCTTAATCTTCAGAGTACTTTAGACCGCAAtggaaatgaaaacaacaaaggtctggaggaaccaaatgatcccttgaaaaaagttcctgggacTAATTGTTCCAGGTAATTTTTGTGGAAACACGGCTATATACAATAAAGCTACAGTAAATGGAAAACAAATGGTCTGATAAATGTGTTTCACCTGGGCAGTTTTTTGGAATAGTGCAGAGCAGTTTTTTGGTCTTTTCTCCTGGGCAGCCCTGGCCTCCATATTTGGGTACAGGATTGTCACATTTACGATGCTGTGTCTGTAGTCCCACTCCACACGTCACAGAGCAATCAGAGGCTTCTGACCAAGCCCCCCAGTTTCCATTTACTGTAGAGACATATTTCCTCTGTTAACAACAGCACAGTTATTTCTCTGTTGAAGTAACTTGCGTAGTATCTTTCATGGGCTGAAATAATATGTGTATAGGATAAGCTCCTGACACATGTGTCACCTGAACAGAAAGGCAGTCCTCTGCAGTATTGACTGTCTGTGCTTGAGCCTGGGCAATCACTGCCACGTGGTACAACAGACGGCGGAGGGTTTGTACATGTTCTGTATCTCTCCTGTTGAGGTGGTGAAATCCCCTCTACTTCACATGTCCCTGCACAGGCACCCCAGTTACCCCATGCAGACCAGCCTCCATGAGCTAGGGATGAAACACAATAACATAAATAAGTTTAAGATAAGTTACGGTCATAGAATCTGTCTAATGTCTCAGAGCTACTGATGTACCATGGTGgttaattaaaaacaatcaacaccttctgaccagtcagactGAATTTTTGAATCTGactagtcagaaggtgttgattgtttttctataacagtacgGCTTGAGTACCAGCTGCAAATCAAATCACTCATTCTAATgcattatcatttctgtagccattaataataaacaaacacgaaaaaaacatgctgtttaataaataaaaatgtacatacagtacaatgaTACAGTAAAGCCTGAAGTTGTTTTTTGTCAGAACTTTGGAACAAAGAAAATGCTGTTTCTTTAAATTTTTCCACAGTGGAAAAATCAGTAACATGGCAAGTTGCatgttgttttgtatttgtaacTTAGAGAAACAATGAGGGGCTGGTGGGAAGCAGCAGTTTATAGCCATTATAATGTaagtcaggggtgtccaattCAAATGGGGCCAGATTAGACCACATCAAAATACCTGATGGCAGGTtaccaaaatattattttagagCTCCAATATAGTGAATTTAATTTTAGTGGAAGGACACTTCCAAGAATTCCCGAAAGGTTTTCCATGCTTAGTGGTTGGAAGCATcaccactatttttttttagttctagTAATATTCTGTGGCCCGTTTCCTCTGATAAAAAGTTGCTTCTGCCCAGATAGCTTCTAGCTGCTTCAGTTTCTCGGCCCTTTCatcttctgatttttttttgcattgctcatgatttgtttcataatgtatccatccatccatccatccatcttctataccgcttatcctttcatAATGCATCACAATATTAAATTCCTTAATTACCGCAGTCCTTACATACAAGGCACCTGCATTTGCTATGGctctcaatttaaaaaaaaaaaaaaaaaattaaattcttGTTTCCAGCTCTTTTGAAATCACTCCTTCTcactgttaacttttttttttctgtagccaTGACTaaatattattcagtaaattCATTTGCAGGTGTAATCAGAGATGGGAAAAAAAGGCTCTTGCAATTTATCTAACTGTGTTAACACTGTCTGCTGCCATTGTCAGGAAAAATTGCAACATGTTGGCTGGTGGGTATGGAGTTCATTTTGTGCCAGaagattcaaataaaataataaaatccacaagcaaaatattaattatcaaaatgtagaaaatatgAGAATCAAATCAAAATGATATTTTCCCAAAAAGATTCATTATGATTCACACTCTCATTtggctttctctcttttttctgatgtagttttttttcctgcgatccttctttttcttctcacgtttgacacatttttaatgggggggggggggatgagaCTTAGAAGAAGGTGTTCACCTAAAATCTCTATTGGACAACTGATTTTGGAGTGAGAGGTGCTCTGAAAGGTAGCCACGCCCATCCCATTAAAGTTGGAGCTGCCTCTGACATGGCGGAACGAGCGGAGCTGAGTGTTAAACGCAGGGAAACAGTATTGTACTTGGATTAAAAAGTTGACGAGATAATATGGGTAACTACTGAATTGTTTGTAAAAGCATTCACACATATCACATATTTTTGATCATACAAGTGTCTTCATTCCATCCAGCTGAGAagcagtttaaaaatataactaGGTGATGAGGCTGAAATAGCTTTCTTATTCACCAGCTActtattctgatttttttttgtttccactTTCTGCCTAATTCCAACACCATTATCTCATTATGAAAATGTCTCAAGAATCTGACTATTCTTCATTAAACTAAATATACTTTCATATATAGATTCTACTTACTGTAGAATCTATTTAAATAATGGTCCTGTGAATTAGATATTTGAgtaaatttcatatgaaaatgtataatgtattataaaaataatgatataatggTGTTGGAATTATTTGAAAGAGTATTATTGAGAACGCTGCAGTTAAAGTTCTTCATACTGAGTATTTCTACAATACATTACACTTATTTTCATACGAAATTGTCAGTTTCATGTCAGAGTGAGGAGACAATGGTGTAGGAAATTGTATGTGGAACTGTAAA from Ictalurus furcatus strain D&B chromosome 5, Billie_1.0, whole genome shotgun sequence includes these protein-coding regions:
- the LOC128607876 gene encoding properdin; translation: MRTVMHIIILLVHVLHVQQTVSNLVQCYGTFHPTDGTCSNIMGKVPQDDCCMNPVYGFQDEDGVCKSCRHASWTTWSPWSLCSVSCTEGVRQRRRACYGIGECPDPHLLGEIQTEPCEDISCCPENGAWSEWSPWQPCSVTCEKGLKKRKRTCSNPPPKCGGVCHGNSEETENCDTGIVCPTHGGWSAWGNWGACAGTCEVEGISPPQQERYRTCTNPPPSVVPRGSDCPGSSTDSQYCRGLPFCSVNGNWGAWSEASDCSVTCGVGLQTQHRKCDNPVPKYGGQGCPGEKTKKLLCTIPKNCPANGEWSEWSAWYGCISPNQRQITCKNRMGRRRRLRDCLGREYGGAFCEGEGVEFERCYDIEGCKAGPDQQIPRALWSEWSKWGYCKPDCGVSSTQTRKRVCIPDISKYSEPNMELFAGNPDINCPSLAETKGTRPCLNLPPC